The genomic DNA TGCGTCCAGCCCAGCCGCCGCGCCAGCTCCTCGCCCACCGCCGACTTGCCCGACGCCATCATCCCGACCAGGACGATGCGCCGGACGGGTCCGTCAGCCAAACGTGCCCCGGGCGGCGATCCGCTGTACGTACCCGTCGAAGTTGCGCCGCAGGTCGGCCATGGTGTCGCCGCCGAACTGCTCCAGCACGGCGCCCGCCAGGACGATGCACACCATCGCCTCGGCCACCACCCCCGCGGCGGGGACGGCGACCACGTCCGACCGCTCACGCACCGCCGCGGCGATCTCGCCGGTGCGCAAGTCCACCGTTGCCAGCGGCTGCATGAGCGTGGAAATGGGCTTCATCGCCGCGCGGACGACGAGCGGCTGCCCCGTGGTGATGCCGCCCTCCAGCCCGCCCGCGTTGTTGCTCGTGCGGCCGAATCCCCCGCTCCGCGGATTCGCGGGCTCGGCCACGATGGCGTCGTGCACGCGCGAGCCGGGCCGCATCGACCCCTCGAACCCCAGGCCGATCTCCACGCCCTTGATGGCCTGGATGGACATCAGCGCGTGCGCCAGGCGTCCGTCGAGCTTGCGGTCCCACGACACGTGCGATCCCAGACCCGCCGGCACGCCCCGCGCGACCACCTCCACCACGCCGCCCAGCGTGTCGCCCGCGCGCTTGGCGGCGTCGATGGCGTCGATCATGGCCCCCTCCGCCTCCGCGTCCAGGCAGCGGACGGGGGAGGGATCGGAGGCGGCGTTCAGGTCCTCCGGCATCTCGTCCGGCGGCCGGGCGACGATGCCGCCCAGCGAGGCCACGTGGCTGCCGACGGTGATCCCCAGCTCGGCCAGCATCCGCCGTGCGACGGTGCCCGCGGCCACGCGCGCCGCCGTCTCGCGGGCGCTGGCCCGCTCCAGGATGTCGCGGGCGTCGGTGCGGTCGTACTTGAGCGCGCCAACGAGATCCGCGTGGCCGGGACGGGGAAAGAAGACGCGCCGCATCGCCTCGTCGTCACCCTCGGCGCCGGACGGGGCCGGCGACATGGCGTCCGTCCAGTTGGCCCAGTCGCGGTTCCTCACCAGCAGCGTGATGGGAGAGCCCAGCGTCTGCCCGTGGCGCACGCCGGACAGGATCTCGGCCCGGTCTGACTCGATGCGCATGCGCCCGCCGCGGCCGTATCCGCCCTGGCGGCGGCGAAGTTCCCGGTCGAGGTCGTCGGCGGAAAGCGTGAGGCCGGCGGGCGCACCCTCGACCACCGCGGTCAGCGCGGGGCCGTGCGACTCGCCGGCCGTAACGAAGCGAAAGGTCGGCATCCGCTAAATAAAGCGCCGGGGCCGGGCGGGCGCCAGTGGGAACGGCAGTGCGTGAGTGCGTGAGTGGGGACGGGCGGACCCGCTGGAACGACACAGGGCCCGGCGGTGCGCCGGGCCCTGGGTCGTCGCGCATGAAGGCACTGCGTTACGGAGCCAGGTCCTGGGTGGTCACCGTAAGCCCCAGCACGCCGCCCGTGGTAAGCGCGTACAGGCGCAGGTTCACGTTCGCCGCGTCGCTCGCCGCGCGCGGCGCCACCACCAGCGCGCCCACCACCGGGTCGCGGGTGTAGATCCGCTTGATCAGCCGGAACGAGAACGAGTCGATCACGTCCACGTACGGCCGGTTCGCCGCGTCCAGTCCGGATACGAAGCTCAGCGCGCCGACCGGTGTGGGATAGTTGGCGCCCTGCGGGTGCATGGCCACGCCGCCCGTGGGAGCGCCGCTGGCAACCGCGCCCTGACGGCGCAGATCCGGGGTGAAGTAGTATGCCTCGGAGCCGCGCGCCACGCCCAGCGAGCCGTCGCGGTTCAGCCCCAGCCCGATCACCCGCTCGGCCGAGTTGGCGATCAGGTCGCGCACGTCGCCACGCAGCACCAGCGAGTCGCCAAGCGCCTCGAACACCGGGATCCGCGCGTTGTCGCGCGCCCCTTCGCCCACCCCGATGAAGCGGCGATCGGTGCTCGCCGCCACGAAGGTGGTGTCGGCGAAACCCACCTCGGCCACGTCCGCGCCGATGTCCAGCCGCGTGTCGTAGCGGTTGCCCTGGGCGTTGGGCGGCTGCGACCGCATGGCCGTCAACGCCTGCGAAACCGAGACCAGTTCGCCCCCGATGCACGCCGGGTCCTCCGTGTCGCCCACGCGGCGGCGCGGGCAGACCAGAATGGAACCCGGTGGGATGAAGAACGCGGAGTCGGCATTCACCACCAGCGCCTTGGCGCTCGTGTGGCGATCCACGTAGCCCGTGAACACGTCCGACCGCCCGGTCCGGGGCTGGTAGATGCGGACCGTTCCGTCGCGCGCGGCGGCGGTGGGCTTGGTGCTGTACACGACCAGGCCGTTCGACGCCTGCGCCAGGAACTGTGGCCGGTCGCTGTAGTCGTGGATGGTGACCTTGGTGACGGCGCCGGTCAGCGGCGAATAGTCCACCCCGAACAGGCGCTCGTTGCGGGTGAGGATGCGACGGTCCTCGGCCGGCGATCCGTCCAGCCCCACCACCGAGATGTTGGTGCCGCCGCTGTTCGCCACGTACAGCGAGTCGCCGGTGCGCCCCAGCGCGAGGCCCCACGGCTGTGAGCCGACGTTCACCGAGCCGGTGTACGAGGTGCCGCCCAGCGGCAGCAGCTCCACGCGGTTCCGTGAATAGTTCGCCAGGTACACGAAGTTGCCGTCTGCCACCAGGTCGGGAACCACGTCGCCGCCGTTGGGGCGCGCGATGGTCGTTCCCCGCGCGACGAACACCGGCTGCACCCGGCCGCCGACGGTGCTGAGCACCGACCCGCCCGGGCCGGCGACGCACGCCTGCTGCTGCGGCGTGTTGGGGGTGACCGCGGCACCGCAGTTGCCGGCGGGGTCCTTGGCCCAGGCGGTCACCTCCAGGTCTACCGTGGCCGTGTCGAGCGTGCTCAGCCCCAGGTCGGCCAGGCCGAACCGGAAGGTGCCCGACGAGCCGGCGCCGCGGCCGCGATACACCCGCAGCGTGTCGGCCCGGCCCGCGGACCGCCGGATCCCCAGCACCGTCACCCCCACGGTGTCCACCCGGGTTTCGTCGGTGCCGGTGACCGTCACGTCGAACGTGTCGCGCTGCTCCGCCGTCGCGCGCAGCGCGACCTGGTAGCTCACCCGCGGCGCGGTGACGTCGAGCGCGGCTGCCTTCACCACCACGTCGATCGGAACCCCCACCCCGGCCTGGTTGGACCCCGAAACCGTGCTGGCGTCCACGCGCAGCGTCGCATCGGAGGCCAGGTTCGGGATCGGAACCGTGATCACCGTGTCGATGGACGCACGCGCGGGGGTAAAGGTGATCGTGCGGTCGAAGGCGAACGCCCCGGACCCGCGCACCCGCACGGAAGCGATCCCGTCACGGGCGTCGTCGGCCCGAACGTTCAGCTGAAGCAGCTGGCCGCCCCGGGGCTCCTGCCCCGCGACCAGCGACACCTGCACGCGCGGCCCGCCGATGGCCACCTGGGCGGTGTCGGCCCGCGAGTTCCCGGCGGAATCCCAGGCCGTCACCACCACGAACACCCCTGACTCGCGCAGCGTGTCGGGCGTGGCCAGCAGGAACCGGTCGATGGTGGTGTCCTTGACCGCCTGGCCAAGCAGGTTCACTTCCTTCTTGGTGAAGCGGACCACGGCCGTGTCGGTGCCGAGCGACGGGTTTCCCCGGCGGGCGAACCCCTCGAACTTCACCTTCGCCACCATGCGGTCGTCGGTCACCCGGGCGCGGACGAAGAGCGAATCGCCTACGGCGACGGTTTTCGTCTGGGTGTCGGGAAGCACGATCGAGACGGCCGGTGGCGCCTGGTCTGCGCCGCCGCCGGTGCCCGGCTTCGGTGGGGGCTGCGGATCCCAGGGATTGTCGCCGCACGCGGCAAGCAGCGCGGCCAGGGCCAGGGCCGCCGCGAGGGCGGCCCTGCTGCGGAGGAATTTCATGGTAGGTACTGCGTTGTTGGAAAGAAAAAACCCCGTCCGTCAGCGATCCTGGCGAACGATGTGCGGAGTGACGAGAATCAGCAGGTCCTGCTTGCGCTCCGACCGGTTGGTCACGCGGAACAGCCCGCCCACCACGGGCAGGTCCATCAGGAACGGAATGCCGCGCCGGGTGTCGGTGACGCGCGTCACCGTCAGCCCACCGATGACGACGGTTTCGCCGTCGCCCACCAGCACCTCGTTCTCGGCCTGCTGCCGCGACACGTTCAGCAGGTTGTTGGAGGTTTCGGTGGGGTTGGAGTTCTCGGCCCGCAGCGACATCCGCACCCGGCCGTCGGCGGTGATGTGCGGCGTCACCTCGAGCTCGATGCCCGCCTCTACCTGCACCGGCTGCAGGGTAATGCCCCCGCCCGCGGCGCCCGCCCCCGCCGACGCGGTGAGGAAGGTGATCTCCTCGCCCACGAAGATGCGGGCGGTGCGGTTGTTCAGCGTGGTGATCTGCGGCATGGCCTCGACGTCGGCGATGCGCGTTTCCTGCAGCGCGCTCACCAGCGCCACCAGCGAAAAGCGGTTGGCCAGCAGCAGCGAGATCGCCACGTCCAGCGTGGCGTCTTCCACCTCCGACGCGGCGTTGCCCACGGCGCCGATGGACGGGCCGCCCAGGACGAACCGGTCGTTGGGGGTGCTTTCACCCGTCGGCTGGCCGGTGGCGGGGTCGTACAGCGGGCTTTCGATGATGCCGCCGAAGCTGTTGCCCTGGAAGTCCTTGAGGTCGTAGCGGATGCCCAGCGCCTCCAGCTGCGTGCGGTCGACGAAGATGATCTTGGCCTCGATGGCCACCTGGGCCACCGGCACGTCGAGCGTGGCGAGCAGGGCCTCGATGTCGCCCACCACCCGCGCCACGTCGGTGACGATCAGCGTGTTGGTGGCCGTGTCGGCCGAAAGGCTGCCGCGCTCGGTCTGCAGGTTCTTGAAGGTAGTGGCCAGGTCGCCCGCGTTCACGTAGTTCACGCGGAAGGGCCGGGTGACCAGGGGCTCCTGCTCGGCGCGCGCCGCCAGGTTCGCCACCTGGTCCACGCGGATGATGCCCCCCGAAAGCTCCTCGGCCGCCAGCCCGTAGGCCTGAAGCATGGTGCGCAGCGCCACGTCCCACGGCTGGTTGGTGAACGACACCCCGTCCACCACGATCCCCGACACGTCGGTGCCCGCGATGATGGAGCGCCCGGAGAACTCGGCGAAGGTGGCCAGCACGTCGCGC from Longimicrobium sp. includes the following:
- the aroC gene encoding chorismate synthase, encoding MPTFRFVTAGESHGPALTAVVEGAPAGLTLSADDLDRELRRRQGGYGRGGRMRIESDRAEILSGVRHGQTLGSPITLLVRNRDWANWTDAMSPAPSGAEGDDEAMRRVFFPRPGHADLVGALKYDRTDARDILERASARETAARVAAGTVARRMLAELGITVGSHVASLGGIVARPPDEMPEDLNAASDPSPVRCLDAEAEGAMIDAIDAAKRAGDTLGGVVEVVARGVPAGLGSHVSWDRKLDGRLAHALMSIQAIKGVEIGLGFEGSMRPGSRVHDAIVAEPANPRSGGFGRTSNNAGGLEGGITTGQPLVVRAAMKPISTLMQPLATVDLRTGEIAAAVRERSDVVAVPAAGVVAEAMVCIVLAGAVLEQFGGDTMADLRRNFDGYVQRIAARGTFG
- a CDS encoding AMIN domain-containing protein; protein product: IVRKAWMALLLVPALLALAPLPAPPAVDGSVAALRLEGRDGRTELTVDIAGGTVTWTDFALAGPPRVVVDIQNARLGLPSNRYEGLDRGGVRGVRTSQHSEDVVRLVLDLDRETRYTVEQVAGGLRVSLQSGAAAFQPWSSGAPSASRPVPARTQPAARPAAQQPPQGRRITVSFQNTEMRDVLATFAEFSGRSIIAGTDVSGIVVDGVSFTNQPWDVALRTMLQAYGLAAEELSGGIIRVDQVANLAARAEQEPLVTRPFRVNYVNAGDLATTFKNLQTERGSLSADTATNTLIVTDVARVVGDIEALLATLDVPVAQVAIEAKIIFVDRTQLEALGIRYDLKDFQGNSFGGIIESPLYDPATGQPTGESTPNDRFVLGGPSIGAVGNAASEVEDATLDVAISLLLANRFSLVALVSALQETRIADVEAMPQITTLNNRTARIFVGEEITFLTASAGAGAAGGGITLQPVQVEAGIELEVTPHITADGRVRMSLRAENSNPTETSNNLLNVSRQQAENEVLVGDGETVVIGGLTVTRVTDTRRGIPFLMDLPVVGGLFRVTNRSERKQDLLILVTPHIVRQDR